In Pantoea cypripedii, the following proteins share a genomic window:
- the dnaN gene encoding DNA polymerase III subunit beta yields MKLIVEREQLLKPLQQVSGPLGGRPTLPILGNLLLQVNDGTLLLTGTDLEMEMVARVALTQPHEPGATTVPARKFLDICRGLPDGAEISLTLEGDRMLVRSGRSRFSLSTLPASDFPNLDDWQSEVEFTLPQATLKRLIEATQFSMAHQDVRYYLNGMLFETEGEELRTVATDGHRLAVCSMPIGQALPDHSVIVPRKGVIELVRLLDGGETPLQVQIGSSNIRAHVGDFIFTSKLVDGRFPDYRRVLPKNPDKALEAGCDLLKQAFARAAILSNEKFRGVRIYITENQLKITANNPEQEEAEEMLDVSYNGSELEIGFNVSYVLDVLNALKCENVRLLLTDSVSSVQIEDVASPAAAYVVMPMRL; encoded by the coding sequence ATGAAATTAATTGTTGAACGTGAGCAGTTGCTGAAACCGCTGCAACAGGTCAGCGGTCCGCTCGGTGGGCGTCCGACGCTGCCGATCCTCGGAAATTTACTGCTGCAGGTAAATGACGGCACTTTGTTGCTGACCGGCACCGATCTGGAAATGGAGATGGTGGCCCGCGTTGCGTTAACGCAGCCGCATGAACCTGGTGCAACCACCGTCCCGGCGCGTAAATTCCTCGATATTTGTCGTGGTTTGCCGGATGGTGCTGAGATCTCCCTGACACTGGAAGGCGACAGAATGCTGGTGCGTTCCGGGCGTAGCCGTTTCTCGCTTTCCACGCTGCCTGCCAGTGACTTCCCGAATCTGGATGACTGGCAGAGCGAGGTAGAATTTACCCTGCCGCAGGCCACGTTGAAGCGTCTGATTGAAGCGACACAGTTTTCGATGGCGCATCAGGACGTGCGTTACTACCTCAACGGCATGTTGTTTGAAACCGAAGGGGAAGAACTGCGTACCGTGGCGACCGACGGTCACCGTCTGGCGGTTTGCTCGATGCCGATAGGCCAGGCGTTGCCTGACCATTCGGTGATCGTACCGCGTAAAGGGGTGATTGAACTGGTTCGCCTGCTCGACGGTGGCGAAACACCGTTGCAGGTTCAGATTGGCAGCAGCAACATCCGTGCGCATGTCGGCGACTTTATCTTTACGTCGAAGCTGGTTGATGGCCGTTTCCCGGATTATCGCCGCGTATTGCCGAAAAATCCCGACAAAGCGCTGGAAGCCGGTTGTGATCTGCTCAAGCAGGCATTTGCCCGCGCGGCGATCCTGTCGAACGAGAAATTCCGCGGTGTTCGTATCTATATCACCGAAAATCAGCTGAAAATCACCGCCAACAACCCGGAACAGGAAGAGGCGGAAGAGATGCTGGATGTCAGCTACAACGGCAGCGAACTGGAGATCGGTTTTAACGTCAGTTACGTGCTGGATGTGCTGAACGCGCTGAAGTGCGAAAACGTCCGCCTGTTGCTGACCGATTCCGTCTCCAGCGTGCAGATCGAAGACGTCGCCAGTCCGGCTGCAGCGTACGTTGTTATGCCGATGAGGTTGTAG
- the dnaA gene encoding chromosomal replication initiator protein DnaA: MSLTLWQQCLARLQDELPATEFSMWIRPLQAELNDNTLALYAPNRFVLDWVRDKYLNSINGLLNEFCGADVPLLRFEVGTRPVAQVATSQPAMASVSAPAPAQNRPAPAQTLRPSWDSVPAPADVTYRSNVNNRHNFDNFVEGKSNQLARAAARQVADNPGGAYNPLFLYGGTGLGKTHLLHAVGNGIMARKPNAKVVYMHSERFVQDMVKALQNNAIEEFKRYYRSVDALLIDDIQFFANKERSQEEFFHTFNALLEGNQQIILTSDRYPKEINGVEDRLKSRFGWGLTVAIEPPELETRVAILMKKADENDIRLPGEVAFFIAKRLRSNVRELEGALNRVIANANFTGRAITIDFVREALRDLLALQEKLVTIDNIQKTVAEYYKIKVADLLSKRRSRSVARPRQMAMAMAKELTNHSLPEIGDAFGGRDHTTVLHACRKIEQLREESHDIKEDFSNLIRTLSS, translated from the coding sequence GTGTCACTTACGCTTTGGCAACAGTGTCTTGCCCGTTTGCAGGATGAGCTTCCTGCCACCGAATTCAGCATGTGGATTCGTCCGCTGCAGGCTGAATTGAACGACAATACGCTCGCCTTGTATGCACCAAATCGGTTTGTACTCGACTGGGTTCGGGATAAATATCTCAACAGTATCAATGGGCTGCTGAATGAATTCTGCGGTGCGGATGTGCCGTTGCTGCGTTTTGAGGTCGGCACGCGTCCGGTCGCGCAGGTCGCGACCAGTCAGCCTGCGATGGCCAGCGTCAGCGCGCCCGCTCCGGCACAAAACCGCCCGGCTCCGGCGCAAACGCTGCGTCCCAGCTGGGATTCGGTGCCTGCTCCGGCCGATGTGACTTACCGTTCCAACGTGAATAACCGCCACAACTTTGACAACTTTGTCGAAGGTAAATCTAACCAGCTGGCGCGCGCGGCGGCACGTCAGGTGGCAGACAATCCGGGCGGCGCTTACAACCCGCTGTTCCTGTATGGTGGCACCGGTCTGGGCAAAACCCACCTGTTACATGCGGTGGGGAATGGCATCATGGCGCGTAAACCCAATGCCAAAGTGGTCTATATGCATTCCGAGCGTTTTGTGCAGGATATGGTGAAAGCCCTGCAAAACAACGCCATTGAAGAGTTCAAACGTTACTATCGTTCTGTCGATGCGCTGCTGATCGATGATATCCAGTTCTTTGCCAATAAAGAGCGCTCGCAGGAGGAGTTTTTCCACACCTTCAATGCGTTGCTGGAAGGCAATCAACAGATCATCCTGACGTCGGATCGTTACCCGAAAGAGATCAACGGGGTGGAAGATCGTCTCAAGTCGCGTTTTGGCTGGGGACTGACGGTTGCGATCGAGCCGCCGGAGCTGGAAACGCGTGTCGCTATCCTGATGAAGAAAGCCGATGAAAACGACATCCGCCTGCCGGGTGAAGTGGCGTTCTTTATTGCCAAGCGTCTGCGTTCCAACGTCCGTGAGCTGGAAGGCGCGCTGAACCGCGTGATTGCCAACGCCAACTTTACCGGTCGCGCCATTACTATCGACTTCGTACGTGAAGCGCTGCGCGATCTGCTGGCGTTGCAGGAAAAGCTGGTCACCATCGACAATATTCAGAAGACGGTGGCGGAGTATTACAAAATTAAAGTGGCCGATTTGCTGTCCAAGCGCCGTTCGCGCTCGGTAGCGCGTCCGCGCCAGATGGCGATGGCGATGGCGAAAGAGCTAACCAACCATAGCCTGCCGGAAATTGGTGATGCGTTTGGTGGCCGTGACCATACCACCGTGCTACACGCCTGCCGTAAAATCGAGCAGCTGCGTGAAGAAAGCCACGACATCAAAGAAGATTTCTCTAACCTCATTCGAACCTTATCTTCCTGA